The Vibrio tubiashii ATCC 19109 genome has a segment encoding these proteins:
- the cysQ gene encoding 3'(2'),5'-bisphosphate nucleotidase CysQ: MPMTEDLSHHLPAVIEIARSAGQLILDIYEKKEYQAFTKSDETPVTSADIAAHKLIVERLTELTPDIPVLSEEAADISLDKRSQWDRYWLVDPLDGTQEFIARSGDFATIIALVENNKPVMGVVYGPVSGVTYYAYQGKGAWKIPDLSESVRIKTHQHDGKQSPIAIAISRRQDINRITSRMSSGWNYDLVPLGSAALKACLVAEGAVDCYLRLGPTGEWDTAATQCIVEEAGGRILSTLLEPLSYNERDTLENPNFIVLGDESLPWDEILKVKD; this comes from the coding sequence ATGCCAATGACAGAAGACCTTTCTCATCATTTGCCCGCAGTGATTGAAATTGCCCGTAGTGCTGGGCAGTTGATTCTCGATATTTACGAGAAAAAAGAGTACCAAGCGTTCACCAAAAGTGATGAAACACCCGTGACCAGTGCTGATATCGCCGCGCACAAACTGATTGTGGAAAGACTCACCGAGCTGACTCCAGATATCCCGGTGTTATCAGAAGAAGCGGCCGATATCAGTTTAGATAAACGCTCACAGTGGGATCGCTACTGGCTAGTTGATCCACTGGATGGTACCCAAGAGTTTATTGCCCGCAGTGGCGACTTTGCTACCATTATCGCTCTCGTAGAAAACAATAAACCCGTGATGGGAGTGGTATATGGTCCGGTTTCTGGAGTGACGTACTACGCTTACCAAGGTAAAGGGGCGTGGAAAATTCCAGACTTAAGCGAAAGCGTGCGTATCAAAACCCATCAACATGATGGCAAGCAAAGCCCAATCGCTATTGCGATTAGCCGTCGCCAAGATATTAATCGCATCACGAGCCGAATGAGCAGCGGTTGGAATTATGATTTAGTCCCACTTGGCTCAGCAGCGCTGAAAGCCTGTTTAGTCGCGGAAGGTGCAGTCGATTGCTACCTACGACTTGGCCCTACCGGGGAATGGGATACCGCCGCAACACAATGTATTGTTGAAGAAGCCGGTGGGCGTATTCTAAGTACCTTGCTAGAGCCGCTTTCTTACAATGAGCGCGATACGTTAGAAAACCCGAATTTTATTGTCTTGGGTGATGAGAGCTTGCCTTGGGATGAGATTTTAAAGGTTAAGGATTGA
- the nudE gene encoding ADP compounds hydrolase NudE: MAKRNPPEILAKQTVAQSRLFSIEALDLRFSNGEQRTYERMKPSGRNAVMMVPVTEQGDILLVREYAAGTERYELGFPKGLIDPGETPQQAAERELKEEIGFGAHKLTPLKEVVLAPSYFSSKMTLFIAEQLYSEQLEGDEPEPLEVVRWPLAQAEELLTHLDFSEARSITALLLALRILK, encoded by the coding sequence GTGGCCAAACGGAACCCACCAGAAATTCTGGCGAAACAGACTGTCGCGCAATCTCGACTGTTCTCTATTGAAGCGTTGGATTTACGCTTTAGCAATGGTGAACAGCGGACTTATGAGCGCATGAAACCCAGTGGGCGAAATGCAGTCATGATGGTTCCTGTTACCGAGCAAGGTGACATTTTGTTAGTCAGAGAATATGCCGCGGGCACTGAGAGGTATGAGCTGGGTTTTCCTAAGGGGTTAATCGATCCAGGTGAAACTCCTCAGCAAGCGGCTGAGCGTGAACTGAAAGAAGAGATTGGCTTTGGCGCTCATAAGTTAACGCCTTTGAAAGAAGTCGTTCTTGCCCCTTCTTATTTCTCTAGCAAAATGACCCTGTTCATTGCGGAGCAACTATACTCAGAGCAATTGGAAGGTGATGAACCAGAACCGTTAGAAGTGGTTCGTTGGCCTTTAGCGCAAGCTGAAGAGCTATTAACACACCTCGATTTTAGTGAAGCGCGCAGTATTACTGCGTTATTACTCGCTCTACGAATCTTAAAATAA
- a CDS encoding amidophosphoribosyltransferase, translated as MLTQKVVKHIADLLPMHCEVCHLALTRPHSQSGICDHCSRYFAPLPRCQRCGLPTPFDIAECGECLKHPPKWRRLYCVADYQLPLAQYVHRLKYERQFWQASKLASLLAPRIETPAQVITFVPLHWGRYLRRGFNQSELIARSLARQLNVPCQPLFKRVRATPQQQGLTKVERKRNLDRAFLLNGEIVADHIAIVDDVLTTGSTVQHLCELLLEAGVKSVDIYCICRTPEPAS; from the coding sequence GCCTATGCATTGCGAGGTTTGCCATCTCGCGTTGACCAGGCCCCATTCACAAAGTGGCATATGTGACCATTGCTCGCGCTACTTCGCGCCTTTACCTCGTTGTCAGCGCTGTGGTTTGCCTACTCCTTTTGATATTGCAGAGTGCGGAGAATGTCTTAAACATCCACCTAAATGGCGGCGGCTTTATTGCGTTGCTGACTATCAACTACCACTTGCGCAATATGTTCATAGGCTTAAGTACGAGCGGCAATTTTGGCAGGCGAGTAAGCTCGCGAGCCTGCTCGCCCCAAGAATAGAAACGCCCGCACAGGTGATTACTTTTGTGCCCTTGCACTGGGGGCGGTATCTAAGGCGCGGATTTAATCAAAGTGAGTTGATAGCACGTTCACTGGCGCGGCAACTCAACGTACCGTGTCAGCCCCTGTTCAAAAGAGTGAGAGCAACACCTCAGCAGCAAGGTTTAACTAAGGTGGAGCGAAAGCGAAATCTAGACCGTGCTTTCTTACTCAATGGAGAGATTGTTGCTGACCATATCGCGATTGTTGATGATGTTCTCACTACTGGTAGTACGGTGCAGCATTTATGTGAATTACTGCTTGAAGCGGGGGTGAAAAGCGTTGATATTTACTGTATATGCCGTACTCCTGAGCCAGCAAGTTAG
- the nfuA gene encoding Fe-S biogenesis protein NfuA, giving the protein MSNTITITETAQKHFANLLGQQPEGTNIRVFVVNPGTQNAECGVSYCPPEAVESADTELAFEFFSAFVDELSLPFLEDAEIDFVTDKMGSQLTLKAPNAKMRKVSDDAPLVERVEYVIQTQVNPQLAGHGGHVNLVEITDEGIAIVAFGGGCNGCSMVDVTLKEGIEKELLQQFEGELSAVRDATEHDRGEHSYY; this is encoded by the coding sequence GTGTCAAATACAATTACTATTACAGAAACTGCCCAAAAACACTTTGCTAACCTATTAGGTCAGCAGCCAGAAGGCACTAATATTCGTGTATTCGTGGTAAACCCTGGCACTCAAAACGCAGAGTGTGGCGTGTCTTACTGCCCGCCAGAAGCGGTAGAGTCTGCCGATACTGAATTGGCGTTTGAGTTCTTCTCAGCATTTGTTGATGAGCTAAGCCTGCCGTTCCTTGAAGACGCTGAAATTGATTTTGTAACTGACAAAATGGGCTCTCAGCTAACTTTGAAAGCACCAAACGCGAAAATGCGTAAGGTTTCTGATGACGCGCCTCTAGTAGAGCGTGTTGAGTACGTGATTCAGACTCAGGTTAACCCTCAGCTTGCGGGTCACGGTGGTCATGTAAACCTAGTTGAAATCACAGACGAAGGCATTGCAATTGTTGCCTTTGGTGGCGGCTGTAACGGCTGTTCTATGGTTGATGTAACACTGAAAGAAGGCATCGAGAAAGAGCTTCTTCAGCAATTCGAAGGTGAGCTGTCTGCGGTACGCGATGCAACTGAGCACGATCGTGGTGAGCACTCTTACTACTAA